In Sphingomonas panacisoli, one genomic interval encodes:
- the petA gene encoding ubiquinol-cytochrome c reductase iron-sulfur subunit, with translation MATDTVSNPGESPDHVSDPRRRDFLNIAAVAFPAVGGGVAVLVPLINQMSPSADVLAQSTTEIDLTKIQPGQGVITSFRKQPLFVRNLTPKEIAEADAVPVGSLRDPETLEQRTKDGKKNWLITLGVCTHLGCIPLGINEGDNRGKFGGYFCPCHGSQYDTAARIRQGPAPKNLAVPDYKFTSPTTVLVG, from the coding sequence ATGGCGACCGACACTGTTTCGAATCCGGGTGAGTCGCCCGATCACGTGAGCGATCCACGCCGTCGCGACTTCCTCAACATCGCCGCGGTGGCGTTCCCCGCGGTCGGCGGCGGGGTCGCGGTGCTGGTGCCGCTGATCAACCAGATGAGCCCGTCGGCCGACGTGCTGGCGCAATCGACCACCGAGATCGATCTGACCAAGATCCAGCCGGGCCAGGGCGTCATCACCTCGTTCCGCAAGCAGCCTTTGTTCGTCCGCAACCTGACGCCGAAGGAAATCGCCGAGGCCGATGCGGTGCCGGTGGGATCCTTGCGCGATCCCGAAACGCTGGAGCAGCGGACCAAGGACGGCAAGAAGAACTGGCTGATCACGCTGGGCGTGTGCACCCATCTCGGCTGCATCCCGCTGGGCATCAACGAAGGCGACAATCGCGGCAAGTTCGGCGGTTATTTCTGCCCGTGCCACGGCTCGCAATACGATACCGCGGCGCGTATCCGCCAGGGGCCGGCGCCCAAGAACCTCGCCGTTCCCGACTACAAGTTCACGTCGCCGACCACCGTGCTGGTCGGCTGA